CCCCGCCCGTGGAGCCCGCGGAGGCGCCGAAGACCATCAGCAAGAGAAGAAGAAAGCGCGTGAACTCGGGCCAGAGGTCGTAGTTGGTCGTGACGAACCCCGTGGTGGTCATCAGGCTGACGACGTGGAAGGCCGCGCTGCGCAGCGCCGGCTCCACCCGGTCGAAGAACCCCCCGCGAAGCAGAAAGAAGGCGATCGCAACCGAGGCCGCGACGGTCAAGGCGGCGTACCAGCGCAGCTCCTCGTCGCGAAGGGCACTGCGCGCCCGGCCCGTCAGGATCAGAAAATGCAGGGAGAAATTGACCCCGGACGCGAACATGAACAACGTGACCACCCATTCGATATAGGCGCTGCCGAAATGGGCTATCGAGGCGTTCTTCGTGGAAAAGCCGCCCGTCGCGATCGTCGCGAAGCTGTGGGTCAGGGCGTCGAAAAATCCCATCCCCCCCAGCATCAGCAGGACGGTCTCGAGCCCCGTCAGGAGGACATAGACCCCCCAGAGGAAGAGGGCGGTCTGCTGGACCCTGGGGGTGAGCTTCTCGGGCGTCGGACCGGGGACCTCCGCCTTGTAGAGCTCCATCCCGCCGACCCCCAGGAAGGGAAGGACGGCGAGGCTCAGGACGATGATGCCCATCCCGCCGAGCCAATGGGTCAGCCCGCGCCAGAACAGGATGCCCCGGGGCGTCCCCTCGATCCGGGCCAGGATGGTGGCGCCCGTCGTGGTGAACCCGGACATGGTCTCGAAGAAGGCGTCGACGTAGGATGCCGCCACGCCCGAGAACAGGTAGGGCAGGGCCCCCACGGCCGAGGCGATCACCCAGGAGAACCCCACCACGGCGATGGCCTCCCGTATGCCCAGCTCCTCGTAGTCGGCCCTGCGCTTGCCCACCAGGAAAAGGAGAAGGCTCACCATCAGGCCGACGGCGAACGACGCCAGCAGAGGGACCCGGTCCCCCGAGCCGTCGTAGAGCGCCCACCCCAGGGGCAGGAGCATGAAGAGCGAGACGATCAGGGAGACGAGCGAGAGCACGCGAAGGACGATTCCCAACCTCATGGCGCCATACCGCCGAAGAGTTCCACCGCCTCCCGCATGAGGGCCGTCGAGGCGAACAGGATGAGGTGATCCCGCGGCTGCAGGCGTGTCGTCCCGGTCGGGACCGAGATCTCCTGTCCCCTCCCCAGCAGCGCCACCAGGACCCCCTTGGGCAGTCCCAGCTCCGCAAGGGGGATGTCCACCAGTCCGCTGTCCTCCGGGAGGACGATCTCCAGCATCTCCGCATCGATCTTCTCGATGATGGAGAGAGCCCGCGTGTGGCCGGGATAGCGGATGGTC
The Fretibacterium sp. OH1220_COT-178 DNA segment above includes these coding regions:
- a CDS encoding TrkH family potassium uptake protein, whose protein sequence is MRLGIVLRVLSLVSLIVSLFMLLPLGWALYDGSGDRVPLLASFAVGLMVSLLLFLVGKRRADYEELGIREAIAVVGFSWVIASAVGALPYLFSGVAASYVDAFFETMSGFTTTGATILARIEGTPRGILFWRGLTHWLGGMGIIVLSLAVLPFLGVGGMELYKAEVPGPTPEKLTPRVQQTALFLWGVYVLLTGLETVLLMLGGMGFFDALTHSFATIATGGFSTKNASIAHFGSAYIEWVVTLFMFASGVNFSLHFLILTGRARSALRDEELRWYAALTVAASVAIAFFLLRGGFFDRVEPALRSAAFHVVSLMTTTGFVTTNYDLWPEFTRFLLLLLMVFGASAGSTGGGCKVVRFLLLGRQIRAEIWSLLHPRAVVNTRVNGQVVSRRSLSSVTAFFMLYIAILVISTLAVTAFGDPKLDFMTSLSGVIACLSNVGPGLASLGPVENFAWLPDGVKWLFSFCMLAGRLELFAVILLFVPGTWTR